Sequence from the Halobaculum rubrum genome:
GCTCGGGTCGGTGCTGTTCTTTACCGCCGTGTACGCGATGATGGTGCTCGCGCTCAACCTCCACTGGGGGTACGCCGGGGTGTTCAACATCGGTATTGCCGGGTTCATGGCCATCGGCGTGTACGTGATGGCGATCCTGTCGTCACCCACCGAAGCCGGCGCGGCGTCGGTGCCCGGGCTGGGACTGCCGCTCCCGATCGGCATCCTCGGGGGCGTACTCGCCGCCGCCTTCGTCGGGCTGGTCGCGGCGCTGCCGGCGCTCCGGCTGCGGGCGGACTACTTCGCCATCGTCACCGTCGCGCTCTCGGAGATCATCCGGCTCACGCTTAACTCACGGACGCTGCAGGAGTTCACGATCGCGGGCGTCACGACGGGTACCGGCGGTGCGACCGGCATCACGATGCCGGGTAACCCGGTCAGGCTCCTCTTTTATGAGGGATTCGGCGCCGGCGCCGAACCCGCGCTGCTGGGGTCGGTCCTGTTCCCGCTGTTTCGCGACCTCCGGATCGAGCTGATCCCGCCGGGGTCGTCGTGGCTCGGGATCGTCTCGCTGCCGGCGTTTACGCTCGATCTCGCCGTCGAGCCGCCCGTTATCAGCAACTGGGCGTACGTGGTCGTGCTCTCGGCGTTCGTGGCGCTGTTCTACGTGCTGCTCGTCCGCACGGGGAACTCCCCGTTCGGTCGCGTGCTGAAGGCGATCCGCGAGGACGAGGTCGTCGCCAAGTCGCTCGGCAAGGACACGAACCGCTTCAAGATCGTCGCGTTCATGTTCGGCTGCGGGCTGATGGGGCTGGGCGGTATCCTCTGGCAGGGGAGCCAAGGGTTCGCCAACCCCGGCGCGTTCCGGCCCATCATCACGTTCTACATCTGGGTCGCGCTGATCATCGGCGGCGCCGGCTCCAACACCGGGAGCGTCCTCGGCGGCGCGCTGTTCGCGGGCGCCCTCTGGGAGGGCCCGGTGTACGTTCGGCGGGTCGTCACCAACTTCGTCGAGTTCGGCGACACGCCGAGCACGTTCCCGGGGGCGGTCGCGCCGTTCGTCGAGGGAGAGGTGCTCCCGTTCCTCGCGTTCATGCTCGACAACGTCTCGGCGCTTCGATTCATCCTGGTCGGCGTCATCCTCGTGATGCTCATGCAGCGACGCCCCGAGGGGCTGCTCGGCCACCGCAAGGAGGAGGCCGCGGCGATCCCGCTGACTCGTCCAGGCGGCACGTCCGCCGGCGGCGACGCGGTCGCGGACGGCGGGCGTGACGCCGACGACGACGGAGGTGCACGATGAGCGCCGAGGACGCGGCCGACCGGACGGACGGCGACGCCGCCGACGCTGAGCCGTCGCAGGCGACCGCACAGGGCGCGCGCGACGTCGACGAGCATCCGCTGGTCGTCGAGAACCTCCGCAAGACGTTCGGCGGGATCACCGCCGTCGACGACGCGAGCTTCTCGGTCGCGGAGGGGTCGCTCACCGGACTGATCGGCCCGAACGGCGCCGGGAAGTCGACGACGTTCAACTGCATCACCGGCGTGCACGAGCCCACCTCCGGACGGGTGAGGTTCCGCGGAACGGACATCACCGGAATGGCGCCCCACGCCATCGCCCAACAGGGGCTCGTACGGACGTTCCAGATCGCCCGCGAGTTGCCGGAGATGACCGTCTTGGAGAACATGATGCTGGCGCCGAAGGGTCAGGTCGGCGAACGGCTCACCAACGCGGTCGTGCCGGGGCTGCGCGACCGCGTCGTCGAACAGGAGGAGGAACTCCTCGAGCGGGTGTGGCAGCAACTGGAGTTCTTCGAGATCGACCACCTCGCCGAGGAGTACGCGGGCAACCTCTCCGGCGGTCAGCGCAAGCTGCTGGAGATGGCGCGCGCGCTGATGACCGATCCCGACGTGGTGTTGCTCGACGAGCCGCTCGCGGGCGTGAATCCCACGCTGGAGGAGAAGCTGCTCGACCGCATTCACGAGCTCCGCGACAGGGGCAACACGTTCCTCATCGTGGAACACGACATGGACGTCATCATGGACAACTGCGAACACGTCATCGTCATGCACCAGGGGTCGGTGCTCGCGGAGGGCGCCCCCGAACAGATCACGAGCGACGAACGCGTCGTCGAGGCGTACCTCGGAGGCGACGTATGAGTGGCGAGGCCGACCGCAGGGAGGCCTCGAACCGAACGGGGAGCGGAGCGACCCGTGAGGCCAGTGCGGACGAGCAACGCGAGTCCTCGAACCGAACGGGGAGTGCGGGGCGCGAGCGAGGCGAGCGCCCCGAGGAGTCGAGCGGGGAGCAAAGCGACCCGCGAGACAGTGAAACGACCCGCGAGACAGGCGAGGCCGACCGCAGAGATGCCTCGAACCGAACGGGGAGCGGAGCGACCCGTGAGGTCAGCGAGGACGAGCAACGCGAGTCCTCGAAAGACGTGGCCGACGGACCACCGATCGCCGCCGACGGGGGAACCGCGTCGACGGGCGCGACACGCTCGGCCGACGCGACGCTTCCGGAGGAGAGCCTGCTCCGCGTCCGGGATCTCGACGCCGGCTACGGCGACCTCCAGATCCTCACCGACGTGGACCTGGACGTGGGTGACGGGGAGTACGTCACCATCGTCGGCCCGAACGGCGCCGGGAAGTCGACCGTGATGAAGTCCGTGTTCGGGCTGACGTCGTACATGGGCGGCACTATCGAGTTCGCCGACACGCCGATCCACGGCCTCCCGCCCGAGGAGATCATCCACGAGGGGATCGGCTACGTCCCCCAGAACGACAACATCTTCGAGAGCCTCTCCGTGCGCGAGAACCTGGAGATGGGCGCGTACATCCTCGACGAGGTCCCCGAGGACCAGATCGAGTGGGTGTACGACCGCTTCCCGATCCTCCGCGAGCGGTCGGACCAGCGTGCCGGGACGATGTCCGGCGGCCAACGACAGATGCTCGCGATGGGTCGCGCGCTCATGCTCGACCCCGACCTCCTGTTGCTCGACGAGCCGAGCGCCGGGCTCGCGCCCGATCTGGTACAGGAGATGTTCGACCGGATCGACCGCATCAACGACGAGGGGACCGCGATCCTCATGGTCGAGCAGAACGCCAAGCAGGCGCTTCGCCGCTGCGACCGCGGCTACGTCCTCGTCAACGGGGAGAACGCGTACGTCGACGCGGGCGACGCGCTGTTGAACGACGAACAGGTCCGCAAGGACTTCCTCGGCGGCTAGACGTTCATCGCAGGGGCGACCGGCGGGACCGGTTCGTTCCGACGCTCGCCCACCTACCTGACTCAAGGAGAGAGTCCCGCCCTTCAGGGCGGGCGTGAATCCGCCACTCTACTTCACAGCTCGCGTTCGACGCTCACTCTGGGGTATCCTCCCTGACTTTCTTCTCGCCTTCCAGTAGTAAGCCCTTCCACGTCAGTCCACGGTGTTTCTTCAGTTCCTTCAGTCGTTCGTACTGTTCGTCGTCGTCAAACTCGATGCGAACTTCGACCATACAGTAACACACAAACTACATTTTTATGTGTGTTCCGATACACACAGTAGTCGATGAAGCGATCCAACACGTTCGAGGTGATTCCGCAGTCCGACGAGGACGAGGAGTTGCTTCGCCGCGTGTTGGACGCTTCTGCCGCTCTCTGGAACGAGATTAACTACGAGCGCCGCGAACACTATGCCGACCCTGACGGCGACGTATGGGACATTTGCGAGTATCGCGGTCGCTATAGCGGTGTTCTCGGGGCTTCGGCGGTTCAGCAAATCGAACGGAAGAACCGCGAAGCGTGGAAGTCGTTCTTTAGCCTCAAGAAGAAAGGCGAAGCCAACGGTAACCCCGGCTTCTGGAGCAACTCCAAAGACGGGCGAGAACTCCGCACGTACATCCGAAACACGTCGTACTCCGTTGAGTGGGGCGAATACTCTCGCCTTGAGATCCTCGTCGGCAAAGACCTGAAAGACGAGTACGGGTTGGGGCATCGCGAACGCCTCCGGCTCGAAGTTCGGGGCGACGCCAACTGGAAGGAGTATGAGAAGCAGGGTCGGTTGGAATTGTTTTACGACGAGCAAGCACAGATGTTCAGGGCCTTGCAGCCAGTCACTATTGATGATTCTCGACTGGCATCACCACTGGCTTCGGAAGAAGCCGCTCTGGATATTGGTGCGAACAGCCTCGTCGCCTGCACAACCACGACCGGCCAGCAATACCTGTACGAAGGACGTGACCTGTTCGAGCGGTTCCGCGAGACGACGCAAGAGATCGCCCGTCTTCAATCTCTGTTGGAAGAACGTCGGCACAGTAGTCACCGTATCCGACGCCTGTACGACCGGCGTACCAAGCGACGTGACCACGCCCAAGACGCCCTCGCCCGTGACCTCATCGAACGCCTCTACGATGAAGGTGTTTCGACGGTGTACGTCGGGGCGTTGACGGACGTGTTGGACACGCACTGGTCGGTTGAGACGAACGCGAAGACGCACAATTTCTGGGCGTTCCGAGCGTTCGTGAATCGACTGGCGTGTACCGCCGAAGAATACGGTATGTCGGTCGAGGTTCGGTCTGAAGCGTGGACAAGTCAGGAGTGTCCGAACTGCGGTTCGACAGCGGATACGACGCGACACCGCGACACGCTGACGTGTCCGTGTGGATTCGAGGGACACGCAGACCTCACAGCGTCAGAGACGTTCTTGAGACGGCAGACGACGGTAACACGGCCGATGGCACGGCCTGTATGCCTCAAGTGGGACAACCACGAATGGTTGGAGTCATCACGCTCTCCCTGTCCCAACGAGGAGCATACGAACCCGCAAGTTGCCTCCGTGGGCCGGTAAGCGATACCCCCAGCGCGAGGAAACCTCGCCGTTCACGGCGAGGAGGATGTCATGCCAGCGCGTAGCGGCCGTCCGATTTCTCGACGTGCCCCGCCTCCCGCAGCGTCTGCAGAATGGAGTACAGGGAGATCCGTTTCATCGACAGCCCGTCACACAGGTTGTCCTCGCGGACCGCGCCGTGGGTCGCCAGATACAGATACACCAGCTTCGCCCGGGGAGAAGAGACCCCGTTCGGGAGCTGTGTCATCGGGGTCGCTTCGTCGACATCGGCGGCCGCGGTGTCCGCGGCATCCGCAGCGTCAGCGTGCGTGGAAGCCATCGTGAGTTCTCCGATGTCTTCGACACCTGTAAAACTGTTGTACGACGATCGTCGAAACAGCCGGAGCCGCCCTGAGGCGGTCGTTGTTCCCCGCATAACCGAATCCCCCCGCTCCGAGTTCCGATGCAGCCGCCGGGTTGTGGTCCGCAGTTTCGACTGCTGACGGCGAGACGGTCGGAGAAAAC
This genomic interval carries:
- a CDS encoding branched-chain amino acid ABC transporter permease; translation: MSSPTESVDSTGDAAGSDAGDDADRDIPGWTPYRGWFRDRWSDGGATAWATALGHLLVGGVLFALVAGFDLGTLPIGGSLVWFVYLSITVAVLYAATAPPAEPYVAWLEDRWMESDADKLLIVLGHVVVVFFVFAVALGLPFNGFMGALGSVLFFTAVYAMMVLALNLHWGYAGVFNIGIAGFMAIGVYVMAILSSPTEAGAASVPGLGLPLPIGILGGVLAAAFVGLVAALPALRLRADYFAIVTVALSEIIRLTLNSRTLQEFTIAGVTTGTGGATGITMPGNPVRLLFYEGFGAGAEPALLGSVLFPLFRDLRIELIPPGSSWLGIVSLPAFTLDLAVEPPVISNWAYVVVLSAFVALFYVLLVRTGNSPFGRVLKAIREDEVVAKSLGKDTNRFKIVAFMFGCGLMGLGGILWQGSQGFANPGAFRPIITFYIWVALIIGGAGSNTGSVLGGALFAGALWEGPVYVRRVVTNFVEFGDTPSTFPGAVAPFVEGEVLPFLAFMLDNVSALRFILVGVILVMLMQRRPEGLLGHRKEEAAAIPLTRPGGTSAGGDAVADGGRDADDDGGAR
- a CDS encoding ABC transporter ATP-binding protein — protein: MSAEDAADRTDGDAADAEPSQATAQGARDVDEHPLVVENLRKTFGGITAVDDASFSVAEGSLTGLIGPNGAGKSTTFNCITGVHEPTSGRVRFRGTDITGMAPHAIAQQGLVRTFQIARELPEMTVLENMMLAPKGQVGERLTNAVVPGLRDRVVEQEEELLERVWQQLEFFEIDHLAEEYAGNLSGGQRKLLEMARALMTDPDVVLLDEPLAGVNPTLEEKLLDRIHELRDRGNTFLIVEHDMDVIMDNCEHVIVMHQGSVLAEGAPEQITSDERVVEAYLGGDV
- a CDS encoding ABC transporter ATP-binding protein, which codes for MLRVRDLDAGYGDLQILTDVDLDVGDGEYVTIVGPNGAGKSTVMKSVFGLTSYMGGTIEFADTPIHGLPPEEIIHEGIGYVPQNDNIFESLSVRENLEMGAYILDEVPEDQIEWVYDRFPILRERSDQRAGTMSGGQRQMLAMGRALMLDPDLLLLDEPSAGLAPDLVQEMFDRIDRINDEGTAILMVEQNAKQALRRCDRGYVLVNGENAYVDAGDALLNDEQVRKDFLGG
- a CDS encoding RNA-guided endonuclease InsQ/TnpB family protein; translation: MKRSNTFEVIPQSDEDEELLRRVLDASAALWNEINYERREHYADPDGDVWDICEYRGRYSGVLGASAVQQIERKNREAWKSFFSLKKKGEANGNPGFWSNSKDGRELRTYIRNTSYSVEWGEYSRLEILVGKDLKDEYGLGHRERLRLEVRGDANWKEYEKQGRLELFYDEQAQMFRALQPVTIDDSRLASPLASEEAALDIGANSLVACTTTTGQQYLYEGRDLFERFRETTQEIARLQSLLEERRHSSHRIRRLYDRRTKRRDHAQDALARDLIERLYDEGVSTVYVGALTDVLDTHWSVETNAKTHNFWAFRAFVNRLACTAEEYGMSVEVRSEAWTSQECPNCGSTADTTRHRDTLTCPCGFEGHADLTASETFLRRQTTVTRPMARPVCLKWDNHEWLESSRSPCPNEEHTNPQVASVGR
- a CDS encoding TrmB family transcriptional regulator, coding for MASTHADAADAADTAAADVDEATPMTQLPNGVSSPRAKLVYLYLATHGAVREDNLCDGLSMKRISLYSILQTLREAGHVEKSDGRYALA